From Caretta caretta isolate rCarCar2 chromosome 3, rCarCar1.hap1, whole genome shotgun sequence, a single genomic window includes:
- the LOC142071476 gene encoding uncharacterized protein LOC142071476 has product MMESQNRRRAPAWTEQEVRDLIAVWGEESVLSELRSSFRNAKTFLKISQSMKDRGHNRDPKQCRVKLKELRQAYQKTREANSRSGSEPQTCRFYDELHAILGGSATTTPAVLFDSFNGDGGNTEVGFGDEEDDDDEEVVDSSQQASGETGFPDSQELFLTLDLEPVRPEPTQGCLLDPAGGEGTSAACVSMITGSSPSQRLVKLRKKKKRTRDEMFSELMLSSHTDRALTNAWRQIMSECRKAQNDREERWRAEESKWRAEESKWWAEDRAEAQMWRQRDERRQDSMLRLLQDQTSMLQCMVELQQRQLEHRLPLLPLCNQPPSSPSSIVSTPRRPRTRWGGASGQPATPPQRIAPKKEGCHSIKFKVVNF; this is encoded by the exons atgatggagtcccagaatcgcagaagagctccagcatggaccgaacaggaggtacgggatctgatcgctgtttggggagaggaatccgtgctatcagaactccgttccagttttcgaaatgccaaaacctttctgaaaatctcccagagcatgaaggacagaggccataacagggacccgaagcagtgccgcgtgaaactgaaggagctgaggcaagcctaccagaaaaccagagaggcgaacagccgctctgggtcagagccccaaacatgccgcttctatgatgagctgcatgccattttagggggttcagccaccactaccccagccgtgttgtttgactccttcaatggagatggaggcaatacggaagtaggttttggggacgaagaagatgatgatgatgaggaggttgtagatagctcacagcaagcaagtggagaaaccggttttcccgacagccaggaactgtttctcaccctagacctggagccagtacgccccgaacccacccaaggctgcctcctggacccagcaggcggagaagggacctctg ctgcatgtgtttcaatgatcacaggatcttctccttcccagaggctagtgaagcttagaaagaaaaaaaaacgcactcgcgatgaaatgttctccgagctcatgctgtcctcccacactgacagagcactgacgaatgcgtggaggcaaataatgtcagagtgcaggaaagcacaaaatgaccgggaggagaggtggagggctgaagagagtaagtggcgggctgaagagagtaagtggtgggctgaagacagggctgaagctcaaatgtggcggcagcgtgatgagaggaggcaggattcaatgctgaggctgctgcaggaccaaaccagtatgctccagtgtatggttgagctgcagcaaaggcagctggagcacagactgccactgctgcccctctgtaaccaaccgccctcctccccaagttccatagtctccacacccagacgcccaagaacgcggtgggggggggcctccggccaaccagccactccaccacagaggattgccccaaaaaaagaaggctgtcattcaataaaatttaaagttgtaaacttttaa